The genome window AGAGATGTCTtcagattattaaaaaaaaaaaaatacatttattaattttaatagacTTTACTGGCAAAATATATCTGTTAAAGGTTTCTGAGATtattaagtaaatattttttttaaagaaatccaaaaaaaacGAGCTTTGCACTGGTAAGAACAGTATTAGGTTGGTGTAACAGATGGCAAGTGTAGTTATTGTTGAATTGTCCATCTCATCTGAAggtttttcccctcttttgtCCTTAAGTCTTTTGCAAGGAGGGCTGCTAGCAGAACTGgcacaaaaaaggaagaagatGGACTTAATCGAGAGGAGGCCCAACAAGTGgtggacagagacagacactTTCACCATGCTGGCCTTGATCGAAGAGTTGGATCTGGTGCATGAACTAGATAAGAAACGTCAGCGCAATGATTTACATTTCCGCCGCTTGCGCCACAGTCTAGCAAAAAGAGATATCCATTTCACTGTCAACCAGATCCGCAACCGCTGGAAGAGTCTTAAACATAAATACCGTAAAATCAAGACTGCAGGATACCGCAGCCATGCTGCTCGTCTCTCAGCCATAGAGTCCTTTCGCTATTTCAAGAAGCTGGATTGTATGCTTGCTCGGAGACCCAGGGTGTCTGGCCAGGTGGAGGAGACAACAGCAAGTCATAACCTGGTGGTGGTCTCCAATTCTGACCTGGAAGATCATACTGACAGTATTgctgccatttttaaaaaaatgtctttttggaTTCTTGTTGATGTTGACAGTTAGAAGTTAGCATAATAATTGCTAGATTAACACTTGTctaaactgtttattttacagtattttatgaGTAtagagtactgtgcaaaagtcttagggacttcgatgtttcacaaaaatatttgttctagacagttatttaatgtcttctgcattagtgtcaatgggaaagagcatattttagatttccaagcattccttttgcaaaaagttacagtattataataaGGGTTTTATATGTTGTTcaagaaagaaagcacacacactgtctgaagccacttttcccaagcgggatcacagcaaaccagagcctaatccagcaacacaggcaaggctggaaggggaggggacacacctaggatgggacgccagtccattgcaaggcaccccaagcaggattcgaaccccagctctgccagagagcaggacccggccaaacccgccgtgccaagtggttgttgacaatgggtgattactaagctttgtaggaagtttattaattaagagtgttatttctggaagcattgtcactttacatcttttttgccaagtgcctaaaacttttgcacagtactgtatactgtattgtTTATTATATTCTGATTTCCATGCATTGTTTGATATAATTCTCAAGCGTTAGGTCTGTCCGTAGTCTACATTACATTAAGGCTGCAGGTGTTGTACTTACTTGTTTGGTTtaaattgtaatatattttatcaGTTTACCAGTTAACTAATTCATTAATGAACGTATGTGTATGTGCATCCGTAGTGCTTTTCATTGCCAAGTTTAGCTGATGGAATTTGACTACTCGTGTGTGATTCAATTTTAATTCATTAGAACATCATTCTCAGGTGTTTTTGGTGTTCTGTTTTGGTTATTGTGTATATTCCCCTCTCACAGGTGATATTCCTCAGTCTTTCACCACTGTACACCGTCAGGCCACTCTTCTTCGACCAAAGGCAGATAATGAGGAAAGTAAAGGACCACCTGAGAACTCACTGGATTTCAGGTCAACCAGTTTGGATATTGGGACAGAGGAGGTTGTGACTTTGGGATTGTCAGGGGAATACCTGTATCCAGTGAAGACTGAAccacatttgttttcttccttACGAGGACTAGAAAGCACGAGAGATTCGTTAAGCTGCAGCCCAAGAAATGTCTCAGGTGACtgtatgtttcattcatttggaGACACAATTATAGGGCATtagagacacagacagaagcCATACATAGAGTAGCCTCTGCTGCAGATTACAGTAATACTGACAAACATATCATTCAAAATGCTGTATTTAACTCCAATTTCAGGCATGGATTATCACTAATTCTCAAAATAGTGATTATTAatagatccccccccccagctagATAATTGAGtttagagaaaaaataaatctaattaAGTTTGCAAGTGCAAGAGGTTGAATAAAGTATTTTATGTCTGGACCCAGAAAACAGGGTGGCATTTATACTAATGAATGTGTGTATCgaattttacagaaatattttgaaagacacaggcacagtattcatacagtttaaaaaagttatCACTCATATGCAGATCTGTACAATAGATAATTCTGTTAaatttgtctctctgtttttgCAGGCACTTGTGAGGATACCAGCAGCCTGATTCTCCAGCAGCTCACAATTCTCAACCaccagctggaggagcagcttgCAGAGCAAAGGGCTTTCCATTGTAGCATGCTGGGCCTTATGGATCGACAGATAGAAGTCCTGCAACAACTATCGAATACAACAAGGGATCCCCCAGCAAAGGAAGCTCTTGGTGAACAGGATCCTGCAATTAACCAACAAGTTCATAATGCTCTGATGCGCATCCTTAAGGGTGTGGAGCAGGCCCAGGTACAGGGATTTGCAGCCTTTCAAAATAAACCCTCTACCTCTGAAACTATTCCGCCATCCTGGACGACTTCTCTGCTAGAGGGTCACAATGCATCTCCTCCAAGTGATGAACACTTACTTTGTGAAACCTTGCCTGAACAGCCTCCAAATGAAAGGGACTCTGTTCCCTCTGATGCAACACTTCTTGAACAGCACAGCCCTTCATCTAGAAAATGTGCTGTAATAAATGGTTTGTCAAATTTGTGCCAAAACAAGTGAGATTATCTGACATCAGTATTcttgtaat of Scleropages formosus chromosome 10, fSclFor1.1, whole genome shotgun sequence contains these proteins:
- the LOC108942083 gene encoding uncharacterized protein LOC108942083 isoform X3, producing the protein MLLKSLLQGGLLAELAQKRKKMDLIERRPNKWWTETDTFTMLALIEELDLVHELDKKRDIPQSFTTVHRQATLLRPKADNEESKGPPENSLDFRSTSLDIGTEEVVTLGLSGEYLYPVKTEPHLFSSLRGLESTRDSLSCSPRNVSGTCEDTSSLILQQLTILNHQLEEQLAEQRAFHCSMLGLMDRQIEVLQQLSNTTRDPPAKEALGEQDPAINQQVHNALMRILKGVEQAQVQGFAAFQNKPSTSETIPPSWTTSLLEGHNASPPSDEHLLCETLPEQPPNERDSVPSDATLLEQHSPSSRKCAVINGLSNLCQNK
- the LOC108942083 gene encoding uncharacterized protein LOC108942083 isoform X2, yielding MDLIERRPNKWWTETDTFTMLALIEELDLVHELDKKRQRNDLHFRRLRHSLAKRDIHFTVNQIRNRWKSLKHKYRKIKTAGYRSHAARLSAIESFRYFKKLDCMLARRPRVSGQVEETTASHNLVVVSNSDLEDHTDSDIPQSFTTVHRQATLLRPKADNEESKGPPENSLDFRSTSLDIGTEEVVTLGLSGEYLYPVKTEPHLFSSLRGLESTRDSLSCSPRNVSGTCEDTSSLILQQLTILNHQLEEQLAEQRAFHCSMLGLMDRQIEVLQQLSNTTRDPPAKEALGEQDPAINQQVHNALMRILKGVEQAQVQGFAAFQNKPSTSETIPPSWTTSLLEGHNASPPSDEHLLCETLPEQPPNERDSVPSDATLLEQHSPSSRKCAVINGLSNLCQNK
- the LOC108942083 gene encoding uncharacterized protein LOC108942083 isoform X1, which translates into the protein MLLKSLLQGGLLAELAQKRKKMDLIERRPNKWWTETDTFTMLALIEELDLVHELDKKRQRNDLHFRRLRHSLAKRDIHFTVNQIRNRWKSLKHKYRKIKTAGYRSHAARLSAIESFRYFKKLDCMLARRPRVSGQVEETTASHNLVVVSNSDLEDHTDSDIPQSFTTVHRQATLLRPKADNEESKGPPENSLDFRSTSLDIGTEEVVTLGLSGEYLYPVKTEPHLFSSLRGLESTRDSLSCSPRNVSGTCEDTSSLILQQLTILNHQLEEQLAEQRAFHCSMLGLMDRQIEVLQQLSNTTRDPPAKEALGEQDPAINQQVHNALMRILKGVEQAQVQGFAAFQNKPSTSETIPPSWTTSLLEGHNASPPSDEHLLCETLPEQPPNERDSVPSDATLLEQHSPSSRKCAVINGLSNLCQNK